ACGGCAAGATCATCCGCATCAACGTGCCACCCCTCACTGAGGAGCGGCGCAAGGAGTTCTGCAAGCTCGCCTCCAAATACGCCGAGGAAGGCAAGGTGGCCCTGCGCAACATCCGCCGCGATGCCATCGACAAGATCAAGAAACAGGAAAAGGAGGGTGAATTTTCCGAGGATCAAAGCCGTGACGAACAGGAGAGCATCCAGAAAACGCTCGAGAAGTTCATCGCGCAACTGGAGAAGCACCTGGCCGACAAGGAGGCCGACATCCTCAAGGTGTGATTGAAACCGACGTTGCCGTGATCGGGGCCGGAGCTGCCGGCACAT
Above is a window of Synechococcus sp. BIOS-E4-1 DNA encoding:
- the frr gene encoding ribosome recycling factor; this encodes MSKQDLEASMQKSVESTQRMFNTIRTGRANSSLLDRISVEYYGAETPLKSLATLTTPDSQTIQIQPFDISSLAGIEKAIAMSELGFTPNNDGKIIRINVPPLTEERRKEFCKLASKYAEEGKVALRNIRRDAIDKIKKQEKEGEFSEDQSRDEQESIQKTLEKFIAQLEKHLADKEADILKV